The following is a genomic window from Mustela lutreola isolate mMusLut2 chromosome 5, mMusLut2.pri, whole genome shotgun sequence.
taaataaataaataaataaataaataaataaataaatctatctatctatctatctatctatcttaaaaaagaaataaagaaagaaagaaagaaagaaagaaagaaagacagacagacaacaaaaagaaagagacacatcCAGGAGGGACATGTGTGGGGTAGTGTCCAGTGGCAAAACCTCCACTGGCCCTGTCCAGATCAGCTTTGCTGAGATTAAGTACCACAGTCATGTGACCAACCAAAAATATgactaataataacaataataataatagcaatgctGTCACTGACAGAGCACTCACTATAGTGCTAGGCACTATTCTGACAACTTAAAAACATTAACTTATTTGTTCCTCACAACAAACACATGAAGCAGGTACCGCTATGACCCCCACTTTacaggggaggctgggaaagaTGAGGAGCCAGCCCTGGCCCACCATGTGCTCAGGTAGCCTCCAGCAGCAGCCACACCTTGGGGAGTGATGAGTGCCAAGCACTTTGCAAGGAACCCCTCACACACTCCTCACAGGAATCTAGGAGGAGCCACATTGCTCCCATGGCACAGtcgaggaaactgagacccagagagaattagtgatctgcTCATGATCAGAGAGTTGACAAGAGCTTTATTTGCTGGACTTGAAAACCCAGTGTTCAAAACTGTTATGTTCTAAGGTCTAAAAGGGAAAGCGTCCACCCAGGAGCCAGGGCTGGTTCTCAGCACTCACACAGGCTGAAGGGAAGGGCGTCTATgactgacacagtcagaacccagCAAAGCTGTCAGCTTCTCCTTGAGCTTTGGTGCCGGCCCACCTGCCTTGTATAATCACCACCCATAACCACTGAAGACTGGGAGACGTGGGGGTTGGCTACCCTCGTCCCTGATAAGAAGGACCCATCTCCCAGGCCTCTGTCCAGCCAGCCACAGGCACAGCTTCCATGGGGCCACATTGCAGGGATGATAGGTCCTTTTCTCCTATCCTTTAAGGAGAACTTCAGGTCACTCTTTGATGTTCTGGAAAGTTTACCATTCTTTCCCTGCCCTTATCCAaccactgaaacaaaacaaaacaaagaagctttATTCTGCTTTTGAGCTACTTCCTCTTGTATTACACACTCTTCTGATTTACATCTCTGCTCCCATGACATTAAACCTGGGATGTAGACCTCAGCGAAGACATGCACTCAGAAAAACAACTACTGAATACATGGACAGCTTTGAATCCTGCTGACCTCCCCTCGTCTCCAGCTCTCCCTCAGCCCCAAAGCTCTCAGACATGTGCTCTGCATCCTGGACTTCCCTCTGGGATGTGTGcatttcaaggttttatttttaaatatagatagatagatagatctctcTATGTATAgagagatctatctatctatctatctatatatatttgacagacagagatcaaaagcaggcagagagacaggcagagagagagaggaggggaaacaggctccctgctgagcagagaacacaatgcttgatcccaggaacctgaccctgggatcatgacctgagccaaaggaagaggcttaacccactgagccacccgggcacccctactCTTCAAGGTTTTAAATTCCTTAAGAACTTGGACCTTCCCTCAAAAACAGAGTATGCACTGTTTACTCCAAATAATAGTTAATGTGGATTTGAAGTCTCCACATATCCTGGAAGGAACTCTGTCTCCCTATCTCTGTAGTAAAGACCTCACTTACcctagcaaagaaaaaaataacccaagtaaaaaatgagcaaaagagcCAAATGgctatttttccaaagaagatacgtgaatggccaacagacacatgaaaagatgctcgacatcactaatcatcagggaaatgcaaatcaaaattacaattaCAATTGTAATTgtaaaatcaaaattacaattaGGTATCACTTCACCCCTCTTAGATGATTATTATCAAAAatgcaagaaacaacaagtgttgatgaagacctggagaaaaaggaacactcgtgcactgttggtggggatgcaaactggtgcagccactgtggaagacaatatgaaaaatcctcaaaaaattaaaaatacatatacaaatgcCACACGATACAAcaattctatttctagaaatacatccaaaggaaatgaaaacactccATAGAAGATAGGTATGAACTCCTATGTTCATAGCAAGCTtatttataatacaataatataatacaatagaCAATTTGTGATTtgtatatctcatatatatatatatgtgtgtgtgtgtgtgtgtgtgtgtgtgtgtgtgcacacataaacacacacatgcacacacccatagaaatattatttggccataaaaagaaggaaatcctgccatgtgTGACAACAGGAATAAAtcctgaaggcattatgctaagtaaaatgttAGAGAAAGACCATACTGTCTGAtcttatttatatgtggaatctaaaacacacacacaaaaccaaattcatagaaaaagatATGAGATTTGTGGTCACCACAGGGGGTAGAGGAAGGGTGAATGGGATGACAGTGGTcgagaggtacaaacttccagttataagatgaataagtccaggggatgtaatgtacatctGTAATTAACACTGCTGTATGGCATATTTGAAAATTGTTAGAGTAAATCCTAAgacttctcatcacaagaaaaaacattttcctttttttggttgtATAtaaatgagatgatggatgttaactaaacttactatATGGTAAACATTTCACGATATATGTAAGTTAAATCATTTATGCTGTATACCTTAGACCCATaagtgttatatgtcaataatatctcaataaaactgagaaaaaaagaaatacctatccataaattaaaaacaaaacaaaacaaaacaccggggtgcctgggtggctcagctggtaaaacatttgccttcggctcaggttgggctcccagcttggtgagtctgcttcaccctctccctctgcatctctcccctactcatgatctctctctttctccctatctcaaacaagtaaattaaaaatcttaaaaaaaaaaaaaagagagagagagagagagagaacttaggggcacctgggtggctcagttgattaagtgcccaactcttgattccagcatcatgagatcaagccccacgttgggctccgcACTGAGTAAGGAGtgcacttaagattctctctctccctgtctctgtacccctccctccaccacatgctctctcaaaacaaaacgaaacaaaaaacttACCCAGAGAGATCTGGCCTTCGTCCCAGCTGTTCTAAACCCCTAGAATAAAGAATTTGGTTGGCCTTTGTTACCAgttcctgggaaggagcccaaAATCCTTGGGACTTCCCAAGTCATAAGAGTGTCGGGCTCTGAGAGTTTATGTTAATTAGGCAACTCAGGGTGGGGACCAGCATCATCAGTAGTCCACAGTGTTATCAACTGCAGGGCCAGTGACCCAGTCAATCACACCTACAGGCAACACACCGGTGAAACTCTGGACATCCAAGTTCAGGTGAGCTGCCCTGCTTGGGGGTCCTCTGAGGGTCATCACACACCAGGTGCCAGGGAGGTGGTACATTCTGACTCGATGGGGAGAAAACAGAGGAAGCTTCATGTTTGGGACCCTCCCAGCCCTCACCCTCTGTCTGTTCTGTTGGCTCGGTGGTACTGATATCTTCTTGTTGTAACACAGCTTCAACCCTATGTCTagtgctttcctgagttctgtgggtCACTCCAGCGAATTACAGAACCTGAAAAAGTAGGATAAACTTTAGAATTTGTAGCCAATAGGCCAAAAGTGAGGTCAGACTGGGAACCCTTGAAATTTGCAGCTCATGTCCTAAGTGAGGGCCGTCTCATGGAGGCCATGCACTTAACCTTAAGTATAACCCAATTCCAAATAGTCAGCGTTAGAAGTCATTGCACTGGGTTTGGCAAACTCGAGACAGTCCAGCAGAAGGATCCAAAATATAGTCACAGGGCCTTCCTCATACACTTACCTGGATCCTGCCCTTCACAGAGTGCAAGGCACTGTAAAAGATCCAAAGTTCAGGAACCACTTTAGCAGTAATCTTTTCTATGTGACCTGAGGAAATCAGTAGGGAGAGGAAGGTCggaaagcaggggaagggagtggaCGGGATAGAGAGGAAAAAGGCTGAGTGATGCTGAGCCACAGGAATCCTGCTCCACCTGAGAGAGCAGCAGGGGCCACAGGAATTAGACTAAGGCAGCAGGGCTGGTTGTGGGCTGCTGACAAAGACAACCAATTTGTAAACCAGGAAGATTATGGTACTTTTTCCAATTAGCTGAGGACggatttaaattccatttacaaaGTGGTCATTCCTGACACGTTGAGATAGATGGCTTTGCCGAGGGCCCCTGTATTGCTAAGGACCTGTGGATCCAATGTGACTTAGTCAAGTCCCACATGATGGCACCAGTTTTTTGCCAAAGTCCTAAACCTGAAGGAATGGCATGCCTGAGTTCTGGGATAGGAGAGAGTCTGTGCCCATTACTCTCCTTCTACCTAGAGAAAGAACCCCAGGTCAGCTTTTCCACAAGAGGAGAGTTTCCAAGATGCCACCCATACTTGGAAGAAGCCAAGCTGAAACACTATTCAAGTCAAACTTTCTTGTTATTACTCTATCTTTCCCCGGGAGGACTGCACTAAAACAAATTCGGACACCTGTGGCCTCTTCCTTCTATGCAAACAAAAAGCCAGCAGCAACCCCAAGCTGATAAGATTAATCTAAAGAACAAATTATGGTGTAATTTCCTATGCTGATACTTtgtagttaattttaaaaaaaaggtttcattttCCTATTGGTATGATTTCACAGGAACATTTTACCTGTTTCTGTGAGGTATTTTTTCTCCTGGAAGAGAGGTGCTGATTGGCCCCAAATGACTGACAACCTGGTGTAACGAaaatttccaatttccctcattttccctcagtttcagcaattttaaatctatatatagagatatcTTTGTCAGAATTGCATTGTGAGCCTCTCCTAGTAAACTGATTTGTCTCATATTGTCATTGCAAACAGAGATCTATTAATGGGTCTCACCTCCCAACTGATTCCAACTCTGGTCTGCTTACTAGCACTCACCGGCACTTTCATCCACGGACATAACTTCAGTATTGCCATTAAGGAGATCATCAAAACGTTGAACATCCTCACAGCGAGAAACGTGAGTAAGCTATCAGGCACCATCTCTCCAGATGTTCTGGAGATGCCGTGGGTACTTCTTAGACTATGAGAAGAACACCACAGCGTCCAGAGAAGTTGGTGGTTGGTGGTTGGTGACAGCCAGGGAGCAGAGTGGAGATTTCTCTGCAGGAGCTTTTTTGTCCTGAGGGATGGTAGGAAGTTGGCTTGGTTCGAGGAAGGAGGGCCGCCCGGCCAGGATGTCCCTGCACAGTTGGAAGTGACTCTGTCTCTTGCCCTCTCGTTCTGGGCCAGGACTCATGCATGGAGCTGACCGTCACCGAAGTCTTCTCTGCCCCAAAGGTAAGAGCTGTTCCGGGGTCTGCTTTGGCATGTGAGTGGCTTGGGAGAGGAAAGCCATCCACAGGTGTTCAAAcaagaaactttttttaacagaaaGTGAACAGACCCAAACTAACTACAGGGTGTTAGATGTTTTTAAGAAGGAGAATTCTGATCTTTACTCCCAAGCATGTTTTAGTGTTTCTGGTTTCACTTGATTTAGAAGATATGTAATGGAAAGCTTGGATTTTTGTGATCCTAATTCAAATCCTGGTCAAGGAACAGGTCCTCTTTTCCTCCTATTTCCCAGCCTCGTACCTGGAATACAGGAGGTGCTTAATAAACGCTTGCTGAAGGAAAGTTTTTCTGGCCTGCACATTTCTGAAAAACCAAATGGTGTCACAAAAAGAGATATGGAGATTACAGGTCGAGGGAGCTTTCATTTTGTCTAAGAGACTTCCTATGGCAACAGAGAAGGTATCGCCAGAGCCCCTCCTTTTCCGCAGCCTGGTCACCTAACAACCCACTAGCTCCGGGGGCGGCTCTCCAGAGACCCTCAGCTGTAATGTCCTGCCAAGCCCTTTCCAGCTTGGTCCAGAACTGCCCTACCATGTGGGGTTCCACACATCCCTGGCCCTGGCTGCTTGGGCATTTTGCCTTTCAGCCTCTTGCACCGTCTCACCCCCCCTCTATCTTTAGTGGGAGGAGACAGATTTGACAGCTGATAGTGCATTTTCTCTGACAAACATATGACTACAGCCATGTCAATAGGTTTGTGCACATCAGTTCCTGTTTTCATGGAAACACAAGACTGAGAATGAAAAACCCAAAGCTTCAATTTGCCAGTGGTCTTCTAACTGCCTGCTTTCCACGCGGACAGCGGGGATGGGGCGGCCGGGAGGGCAGCTACGCAGGTTAGCACAGCCACATCCCAGCACCGGGGCCACAGAACACATCCGTCTTACTTTGTGAGGAAAACTGTTCCTTGGGCTTTGTCTGGACCATCTCATTAAAGATGAGTCCAGGAATCCGATAGATAATACTATGTAATATCAGAATACaatcatatatattatgtaatattaatatataatataccatattctttaataatacatattatataattttatcctCTAGAATCTCATCCTGTTTCAGACTCTGTCCATCAGGATGCTGGAAGGATTTGgagattatatatacacatagaattatataatatataaatataatctattaacattttatatacatagcaAACAGCCAGGAGTCCACTGGGCTGTGCCCTGGCTTCTCCAGATGGCACCATGCTGCTGAGAGGGCTCTATCAAAGCCAAGGGCTGGGCCCCAAAGTGCCAAGTGTCTTGAAGTGACATAGATTGTGGCTTTAGCCATAGTTAGGCCATTAGCTAGCTCTGTGGCCTTTGGCCAGTCTCCATAtctccttgtgcctcagtttccaaataTGAAGATATGAAAGTGATTTTGAAAGTTGTTGGAATCATTCTTGAGTTAGTGGAAAGTGTTACTGTAAAATTATATAACTCTTggttaaaggcaaaaaaaaaaaaaaaaaaaaaaaggttatagaGGAGCAGTAATTCTAAGAAGGGACCCATGGCTGGAAAGGATCCAAATCTCTGTGACTCCAGTCTGAGCCAGTTCTAGAAGACTCATCCTCACCAAGGTGCAGGCCAGGCCGCACCCCCTTTCTATTGTTCATGGCCATCCTCTTCATCAGTTATCACATCGGCTCTCACTGCACGGGTAGGCATCTGCTGAAGGGAGTCCTCACAGtccttctttcctcctgtctCACTGGCCTTCCTCAAACTGCTTCTATTCCTCCTGAATTACCAAtctccttccattctttctttccctccaagATATTACAGAATAAAGAAAGATATTACAATATAAGGAATATTATAGATGttacagaaaaaggaaaggcTATTATTTTCAAAACCCACCAAGGAGGTTATGTGGCAGGAAAAGTTACTTCCTTGTGTTCCCAAAAAAAGGACACCTTTCCAAAATCCAATgtatcaattttctttctttgggggaTCAAGAATTCTATTACCTCCAAGTCAGGTGGGATCCTGTTCTTGGCAGTTGCTGGAGACAGTGAGGACCTGAGTCCTGGACTTCACAGGCAATGCTTGCCCAGTATCTCTGAAACTAAGGTGGTCTGAGAAAGAGCAAAGTGGAAAACAAGCAAGCTGGTCCATGACGGAATTCTTGGGTGGACCATTAGTGGGAGGTATTTCCACCTTTCGAAAGagagctcaaatcatgatctgtCAGAGTTCTTTGCCAaccctcaaattcttttttttttttcctaaatagaaGTAAAAGACTTTCTCATGTATAGCACTGGCTCACTAAATTTGGGACGAGGTGGGGATAATGAGTACAAGACGATGAGGACGAGATGTTTATGGCCCTAAGTGAAGCTAGTCTAGAACCATGTTAGAAATCTAACAGCGTCTCTGCCACAGGAGAAGCCCTAGATGCTGTTCTACCCTTTGCCGATGTTACCTTGAGAGATGGGCTTCCTTCTAGCATAAGCCTAAGTTCCCCTTTTCAGTCCCTTTTCCCCAGCAACTGTTAACTGCAAGGTCCACTAGGCCCCCGAGTGAGGACACCCTCATGCAGTGAAAGCTGGACGAACAGACTGGCAGCCATTGGTACAGTGCAGGATCCTGTAGCTGTAATTCCAATGGAACTAAAACTTTAAGTTCTTCACAAAAACTGCCTTGAGAGTTGGttcctttaaactttttttcccatttgattcAAACTCTTTTTAATTCCTATTTTATCCTAATTGCTTGTAGAAACACCTTCGAAGAATCTGTCTAGAGAGTGTTTTCCTGTATTATAAGGCCATATACTCAAAACTGAGGCAGTTTAATTTCTAGACTCCAAGCCAAAGTTTCAGAAAAGTCACATGAGATTTTgatgaaaaaataagcaaaggggcTCTTTCTTTTTGGTCTTCTTGAACCTCATTGTTCTCTCTCCAGAAGCACAGTTATCTGCCTAGATGTGCACAGCCAGCTAGTGCCTGCCTTCCCCCTTGACTTCACCATCTCTGCTCAACCATTAAGCCTCCAAAGATATGGAGACTGAGGGGGGTTTCTTGACTCTCACAGCCGAGACACTGGTGTTGCTCTTAAACTTCCAACTACAATCAGAGCCCAGGAGAGCTCTTAGCTGGTTCATTAAGTGCATGTCCTTCCAAAGGCCTTGCCAATGGGCCATCAAGGCCCACAAGGGAACAGGGAAGTTTTTGTAGCCTAGGGTTCTAGTACCTCGAGTCTAGGTCTAGGTCTAGATCCTCCTGGAAAGATCTTCTAGGAAGAAATCTTTCCAGGAAGATCTTCCTGGAAAAACccctaaaatataaaatgcacttAGAAATTAGAGATGAACACAAAGATTTACACCAATGACTCACTGCCACTTTATTACCCAATTATGGTACAAATATGCCGCGTGGGCTCCCATGCAGCTCTCAATCCCGTGTTCTTATATACTACTCAATGACTTAACGCTTGTACTATGTATTGTGTTAAAAGGCTAAAAAACAGATCAACAGTTGgtcctcattatttttaaatgtattttttaaatgggaagatATTTATCAAGATATCAACATTTATCTCTGGCTGTTGGGATTGAGAGAATGCATTTTTGCTGAATACATATTATCTTTGCAGTAAACATATATTACtttaataatcagaaaaaaaaatatgcaagaactttaaaaattgccCCGACAGTACTTCTTATCTAAATCCCCTGCTTATTTATGTTAATGTACATTGTGACTCATGGGGTCTAGGGGGCAGGCAtgtgattctgcatttctaacaagctcccaggtgatgtccGTGCTGCTACTTTCTGGACCACACTTTGGGTGGCAAGGGACTAAAGCATGTCCTCACAGAGGCAGGAGACAGCTTGATCTGAGCTGGATCAGGCTCAAGCTAAGACCACTCTCCACACTCCATGACTTTGTTCTTCAGTGCAAAGTGAGAGGACACACCAGGCCTGATTTAGACTGTCACAATACCTCTTCCAGGTTGCCAAAAGAGCTGTTTTCCCACCTGTACATTCCCTCTTCTAAGGCCCAAACATCTCCAGGAAGAGCCATGTGGCCAAACACACATCCACAGAGGTTTCCATAGAGGTTCTGACATTGCACCATTCCATAGAGGTTCTGACATTGCACCTCCTAGGCCAAAGGCCTCTTCTAGAAGCTGTGTCCGTAGTCCAGCTCAATTGCACCCTTTCCCAGAAGTTTCCTCTGAACTTGCACCTAGCCCTAATCTTGGCATACCTCTCCAGCTCTATGGGCAGATGTCTCCTCTACTTATAAGGATTCTGAGTTTTGCACATGCTGCCATCTCCCACCATGGGGTAGGCTAAATGGAGAGCACGGCTCAAAGCACCAACATCCAGGCCAAAGGATGGgcactcatttattcaataaacatgtAGGATTCTACAGAAACCTGGACTTTAAAACCTTACAGCACCAAGACAGAGCTCAATCTGATGGGAAGCTAATATAGGCTTGCCTGGTAGAGAGAAACAGACCTAGATCAAGGGCAGAGACCGATGGTCCTGGACTTAAACCCCCCACTCTGTCATTTACTAAGCTGAGTGTCTTTACTCAGGTAGCCTTTCAGCATAAACATCCAAGGGAAAAGAGAAGTTTGCTGCATTTATAGGTAATGGGGAGGGGTGGTTTACTGAGGCCAGCAGCCTTCATTCACATGAAGGGAATATCTGAATACCTGATCCACAGGGAGCAAACTCACTTTCTCTACTTGCCCTCCTGAAAAGAAGCAATCACAGGGAAAACAGTCTCTCCCATGTTCCAGATAGAGCTGGCTTATAGCTAACTGTGACATTTCTCTTTCTAGAACACAAGTGAGAAGGAAATCTTCTGCAGAGCTGCAACTGTGCTTCAGCAGCTCTCTACACACAATTGCTCCAACAGATTGCTCAGAGGACTTCACAGGAACCTCAGGAACATGGCAAACATGGTAAGCTCAATCATGCCAACCACTTGGCTCCTGACAGACAGCAGCCTAACTTCTAACCGGTCCTCCTTAAGAGTCTTAATACCCTTGATTAATTAACCCATTCGTTGCCTTGGCAACGAGTACAAGGTGCTGTTCTAGACACTAGGGATACAGTGCCTGCTCTCACAGAATGTTCTAGTGGGGGAgttagaaaagcaaacaaacaagtaatATTATGTCCAGtagtgataagtgctatgaagaaaactaAAGGAATAAAGAATATAGGGGTCATGAGGGAGAGGGCTGACAGTTGGTGACATTATCTGAGCAAATATTTGAATTAAGTGAAGGAGCAAGCTACATGACTAACTgggaaaagaacattccaggcagaggaaatagctgtgcaaaggccctgaggtagaaatGAAGTTCACATGTTCAAAGATCAGTAGGAAAGCCAGGGTGGCTGTATCAGATTGAACAAAGGGGATTTTAGTAGATCACATGTGGTCTCTGGTTTCTATCCTAAGTATGGCAGGATTCACCCACAGGGTTTGAGCAGAACAGAGACTACAGTctgatttatataatttaaaatgatcattctggctgctgtgtggtAAACAAATTGACTAGGGTTAAGCACAGAAGCAAGCTACCCTACTGGGAGGCCATCACAGTAATCCAGGTTGGAGGTAATAGTGATTTCAACAGACTGGGAGCAATAAACATTGGATTTGGGATGTAACTATATATAGAGCCAGAAGACCCACTGTGAGGGGTGAGGGAATGAGTAAAAGGTGGCCTCTCAGTTCCTAGCCTGAGTCTTTTGGGAGATGGTTGGTGCCTAGAAAACTGGGCGCAAAGCAGAGCTGGAGGTTGAGCACAAGATCAGGAGTTCAATTTATCAATGCTAAGTTTGAGGTACCTCTTGGATAGCCAAGGGGAGATGCTGAGATCATAGAAAAGTCTGAGCCTTTGGAGAGAGGTCAGAACTTGTGATATAAAATGAAGAGTCCTCAGAAAGACGTTATTTAAAGTCCTAGATCTGAATGACATAGAGCAATTCAAGGACTGAGAACTGAGCCCAGAAGCACTCTCACAAGGGTCAGGAAGAAGAGGTCCAGTAAAAGAGACTGAGAAGTAGCCAGTGAGGTAGTAGGAAACTGAAGGGTGTGTAGTGCCCCAGATAGCAAGTGAAGAAGCTCTTAGTAAGGAGAGATCCAGTGTGTCACAGGTATTGGAAGGTCAGGTCGGATGAAGATGAGAATGGCCACAGGATCTGGAATGATAGCCTGACTGGAACAGGTTCCACAGAGAATACTAGTagggagtggaaaaaaaaaaggggcagtGAGTACAGAAAACTCTTTGGAGGTGTTTTGCTACAAGACtgaagagaaacagaacagatgaagaACAGGAGTGAGTAAGGAAGTTCTTTTGAGGTGGGGCATATATCCAGCATGTTAATGCATATTAATACACCAGGGAATGGTCCAGTAGGAAGGGGACAATTGATAGTGTAGGAAAGAAGAAGAGCCCAGAAAAGATGTTATCTAGTGCCAAGTGGAAGAACTGGGAAAATTCATCCCCTTACTGAGCTTGTCACCCGATTTCTAAGGGAAGGTAAAGGAATAGGGATCTGACACAGCACTTGTTCTGTTTAATCCTTTTAATTATCCTATCAAGTAGGCACAATTGTCCCCATCTACCAAGAGAGGAAAGTGGAGCTTTTATAAATGAAGTAGTTCATCCTGAGCAATGTAATTAATAAACTGACAGAGCTGAGGTCCAGACTGAAGCAGGGACCTGGGGTAGGTAGCTGGAATCCTTACCGGAGGTGTTGTCAAGCTGGAGGATTGCTCTTCATGGGCAGGAGGGCTAATGGaatgaatctctctctctgcagtcCAGGTGGCCACGCAGAAGACCTAGTATGACAAGTAGGCATTTCTGAGCCTCCCCCTAGGCAGAAGCTAGCTGTGGCATACCTCTCCAGTCTGTGGCACCCCCAAAGGTATCCAGTTAGTGACCATTTCTAGGAGTTTATTAGCATGCATAGAAGACGAGCAGCAAACCGTGCTGGCCTCATGGCAGAAACAGACTCCCAATCAGACTAGACCAGAGGCCCTGCTTGTTTGAAAGAACTGTCTGGGTGGCAAGTGCCAGAGAAGACCTGACTCAAGTGGACAGGCATGAAAGACATACTCAGTGACTTAGCAATGAAAGCTAATGAAATGTTTCCTTTGCAGACCTGTTCGGTGAATGAAGTCAAGAAGAGTACACTGAAAGACTTCTTGGAAAGGCTAAAAGTGATCATGCAACAGAA
Proteins encoded in this region:
- the IL4 gene encoding interleukin-4; amino-acid sequence: MGLTSQLIPTLVCLLALTGTFIHGHNFSIAIKEIIKTLNILTARNDSCMELTVTEVFSAPKNTSEKEIFCRAATVLQQLSTHNCSNRLLRGLHRNLRNMANMTCSVNEVKKSTLKDFLERLKVIMQQKYYRH